The following proteins are co-located in the Leishmania donovani BPK282A1 complete genome, chromosome 26 genome:
- a CDS encoding protein kinase, putative: MATPVTDPPKIIGRELHLDRLIGSGGFGEVYLAVRTKLATNPKHNFTFPAECVVKVMRRGLCTEEDVAAMNREVATLSSMDHPYIVAYIGAWVEAARGKFFGCYCLAMKYCEGGDLHGFIAQCIKAHRLPPVDVAVRIMAQVFSALNYSHSRRLIHRDIKPGNVFLTLQKSGVPDKAMVGDYGLVRSLEATRQLVKTRVGTPTYISPEIAAGEAYSTKTDIFSAGTMFYELLSLHRPFWKRMMTDQQLFREVLHRDPMPQFRAYTSSVYGTALADVIEACLTKHEANRATAYDALVRLTSPITAYVLKYAIPVYPEKDALTTSSPPRPPAASSAPDGHASAADADGDAATARQRLERLFLVRKGTAVGARLTRLLSHNAELLFQVRVLVACRSDNTDHLENGLAELLWAFPDAEVPFQEVIDLVMSGYRQLAE; encoded by the coding sequence ATGGCGACCCCTGTCACGGATCCGCCGAAGATCATCGGCCGCGAGCTTCACCTCGACCGCCtcatcggcagcggtggcttCGGCGAAGTGTATTTGGCTGTTCGCACCAAGTTGGCAACGAATCCAAAGCACAACTTCACGTTCCCAGCGGAGTGCGTCGTCAAGGTGATGCGGCGAGGGCTCTGCACCGAGGAGGATGTTGCCGCCATGAATCGAGAGGTGGCGACGCTGAGCTCAATGGACCATCCGTACATTGTCGCCTATATTGGCGCTTgggtggaggcggcacgcGGGAAGTTCTTCGGCTGCTATTGCCTGGCCATGAAGTACTGCGAAGGTGGAGACCTGCACGGGTTCATTGCGCAGTGTATCAAGGCTCACCGCCTTCCCCCTGTTGACGTTGCGGTGCGCATCATGGCGCAAGTCTTCTCTGCCCTCAACTACAGCCACTCACGCCGACTTATCCACCGCGATATCAAGCCGGGTAATGTGTTTCTGACGCTTCAGAAGAGCGGGGTGCCGGACAAGGCAATGGTGGGCGACTATGGTCTTGTGCGCTCACTTGaggcgacgcggcagctggTCAAGACGCGCGTGGGGACGCCGACGTACATTTCACCTGAGATCGCCGCTGGCGAGGCGTACAGCACCAAGACGGACATCTTTTCTGCAGGCACCATGTTCTACGAGCTGCTTTCCCTGCATCGTCCGTTCTGGAAGCGGATGATGACAGACCAGCAGCTGTTTCGCGAGGTCCTGCACCGCGATCCGATGCCGCAGTTTCGTGCGTACACGAGCTCCGTCTACGGCACTGCACTGGCCGACGTGATTGAGGCGTGTCTTACGAAGCACGAGGCAAACAGGGCCACCGCCTACGACGCTCTTGTCCGCCTGACCTCGCCGATCACCGCGTACGTGCTCAAGTACGCCATTCCGGTGTACCCGGAAAAGGACGCGTTGACGACGTCTTCTCCGCCGCGCCCGCCTGCCGCGTCATCCGCGCCCGACGGTcacgcatccgcagcggATGCGGATGGAGACGCTGCCACGGCGCGTCAACGGCTAGAGCGTCTGTTCCTTGTCCGCAAAGGCACAGCAGTGGGTGCCAGACTCACGCGCCTTCTGTCGCACAATGCCGAGCTTCTCTTCCAAGTACGCGTTCTGGTCGCCTGCCGCAG